One Rubripirellula amarantea DNA segment encodes these proteins:
- the wbaP gene encoding undecaprenyl-phosphate galactose phosphotransferase WbaP translates to MSKLPVGVISADAIEPIDPISRAEMQSFPGAWTGEYENPTAKRIQRPKALAAGPSGTVRFFLTAGSLLLVDAIAIVSCLAATAIVMQFAFGLNTNVSMFFQSLGVLACYFAIGSLMGLFPGTAVSPVLELRQLVRSCLISCALVLLLNKLFATLSFSELVIGTVGGIFTAICLPFARTFSRYQLAKFDWWGERAIIIGAGPQGRAIYNFHQRAPQRGLRPIGLVDFPQSPMEVTFDSGNPDLPYLGSVERISRLAQRYRIRWGIVAPAGCDTLSMNEVMKFSADLKNLLVLPSPYLLPSLWSSSRECAGVLGVHVSDHLRSPIAQAVKKLIDWVVAFFALIVLAPIIGTFVLMIKRQSPGPAFYGHERIGRGGKKFKAWKLRTMVTNADQVLEQHLEADPVMRMQWIEDQKLKNDPRIIPKIGHFLRKTSLDELPQLFNVLKGEMSIVGPRPIVTNEIGRYGDMYPLYLRVVPGITGLWQVSGRNDTSYDQRVRLDSYYVCNWSVWLDAYIVVRTFRTLLLREGAY, encoded by the coding sequence ATGTCCAAGCTACCTGTTGGCGTCATTTCTGCTGACGCGATTGAACCGATCGATCCCATCTCGCGAGCGGAAATGCAATCGTTTCCCGGCGCATGGACAGGAGAGTATGAAAATCCAACCGCCAAACGGATTCAACGGCCCAAGGCATTAGCCGCAGGTCCAAGCGGAACGGTTCGGTTCTTCCTAACCGCCGGATCATTGTTATTAGTTGACGCGATCGCCATTGTTTCATGTTTGGCTGCCACCGCGATTGTGATGCAGTTCGCGTTCGGACTTAACACGAACGTGAGTATGTTCTTTCAGTCCTTGGGCGTATTAGCTTGCTACTTCGCCATTGGATCGTTGATGGGACTCTTTCCGGGGACGGCTGTGAGTCCGGTTTTGGAACTTCGACAACTTGTCCGCTCATGCCTTATCTCTTGCGCCCTCGTCCTGTTGCTCAACAAGCTATTTGCGACGCTTAGTTTTTCGGAACTTGTGATTGGGACAGTCGGCGGGATCTTCACCGCAATCTGCCTACCGTTTGCTCGAACGTTTAGTCGCTATCAACTTGCTAAGTTCGATTGGTGGGGCGAACGGGCGATCATTATCGGCGCTGGTCCTCAAGGTCGTGCGATCTACAACTTTCATCAGCGTGCCCCGCAGCGCGGCCTACGTCCCATCGGACTTGTCGATTTCCCTCAATCTCCGATGGAAGTCACATTTGATTCAGGGAATCCTGATCTTCCCTATCTTGGTTCGGTTGAAAGGATCTCGCGACTAGCACAACGCTATCGGATCCGATGGGGAATTGTTGCTCCGGCGGGATGCGATACCCTCAGCATGAATGAGGTGATGAAGTTCAGTGCAGACCTTAAGAACCTGCTCGTGCTGCCTTCACCCTACCTATTGCCCAGCCTGTGGTCGAGTTCGCGCGAATGTGCTGGTGTGCTGGGCGTGCACGTCAGCGACCATCTACGCAGCCCTATCGCACAAGCGGTCAAAAAGCTCATTGACTGGGTAGTCGCCTTTTTCGCGTTGATCGTCTTAGCTCCTATAATCGGTACTTTTGTGCTGATGATCAAACGACAAAGTCCAGGCCCAGCGTTCTACGGACATGAAAGAATCGGTCGTGGTGGCAAGAAGTTCAAAGCGTGGAAACTTCGCACGATGGTCACCAACGCTGACCAAGTTCTTGAGCAGCATCTCGAAGCCGATCCCGTCATGCGGATGCAGTGGATCGAAGATCAAAAGCTGAAAAACGATCCTCGCATCATTCCAAAGATCGGACACTTCCTTCGCAAAACCAGCCTCGACGAACTACCGCAACTCTTCAATGTTTTGAAGGGAGAAATGAGTATCGTTGGACCTCGCCCGATCGTCACAAACGAAATCGGTCGCTATGGCGATATGTATCCTCTTTATCTTCGCGTAGTTCCGGGGATTACCGGGCTATGGCAAGTAAGCGGTCGCAATGACACAAGCTATGACCAACGCGTTCGGCTAGACAGTTATTACGTTTGCAATTGGTCCGTTTGGCTTGATGCGTACATCGTTGTTCGCACCTTTCGTACGCTGTTGCTTCGCGAAGGCGCTTACTAG